A section of the Hevea brasiliensis isolate MT/VB/25A 57/8 chromosome 17, ASM3005281v1, whole genome shotgun sequence genome encodes:
- the LOC131175259 gene encoding uncharacterized protein LOC131175259: MNSLRIMMKLMRKQTRRRKLKKKKRKNAISQMPSYAKFLKEILSNKKKLKDYETVALTEECSAILQNKLPPKLKDPGSFSISCHIGETSIENALCDLGASVSLMPLSIYEKLKMEEDVRTPIILGRPFLAIAGANIDVKNGKLKLKVGEEEIEFNLFQDSKESAVVNSCYKVDVIENNTRMEDIKLEGSQITLHSQCN; encoded by the exons ATGAATTCTCTTCGAATCATGATGAAGTTAATGAGGAAGCAAACAAGAAGAAGGaagttgaaaaagaagaagaggaaaa ATGCAATTTCTCAAATGCCCTCATATGCTAAGTTCCTAAAGGAAATCTTGTCAAACAAGAAAAAATTGAAGGATTATGAAACTGTTGCACTTACTGAAGAATGCAGTGCTATATTGCAGAATAAGCTTCCCCCTAAGCTTAAAGATCCAGGAAGTTTCTCTATTTCATGTCACATTGGAGAGACAAGTATTGAAAATGCATTGTGTGATCTTGGAGCTAGTGTAAGTTTGATGCCACTCTCCATTTATGAAAAGTTGAAG atggaggaggatgtaagaACACCCATTATACTTGGAAGACCATTTTTAGCTATTGCAGGAGCTAATATAGATGTGAAGAATGGGAAATTAAAGTTGAAGGTAGGAGAAGAGGAAATAGAATTCAATCTATTCCAAGATTCCAAGGAATCAGCTGTGGTAAATTCTTGCTATAAGGTGGATGTTATAGAAAATAATACTAGAATGGAAGATATTAAGTTGGAGGGAAGTCAAATTACTCTTCATTCTCAGTGTAATTAG
- the LOC110648258 gene encoding transcription factor MYB82 produces the protein MENKQVKPLIKKGLWKPEEDLILKTYVEAHGEGNWTTVSEKSGLMRGGKSCRLRWKNYLRPNIKRGGMTQEEEDLIIRMHKLLGNRWSLIAGRLPGRTDNEVKNYWNTHLNKRCRTGKRRTADPSNHQNGNDDKYKNKSQRDSQTTCSTSQKSNPEESDGKKEQKEENTVTDTWMQDAQSMNYYIESPMVPPCSDAFLFNEKPFIAHCDSLVLFESFGYNGEEMYSQVDLQSFML, from the exons atGGAAAATAAACAAGTGAAGCCACTGATCAAGAAAGGTTTATGGAAACCGGAGGAGGACTTGATCCTCAAGACTTACGTAGAGGCTCATGGAGAAGGCAACTGGACTACTGTGTCTGAAAAATCAG GTTTGATGAGGGGTGGGAAGAGTTGCAGACTGAGATGGAAGAATTACTTAAGACCCAATATTAAACGAGGTGGTATGACTCAAGAGGAAGAAGACCTTATCATTAGGATGCATAAGCTTCTTGGCAATCG ATGGTCACTTATTGCCGGCCGACTGCCTGGTCGAACGGATAATGAGGTGAAAAACTATTGGAATACCCATTTGAACAAGAGATGCCGCACTGGCAAAAGAAGAACCGCTGATCCCAGCAACCACCAGAATGGCAACGATGACAAGTACAAGAACAAGAGCCAACGAGATTCTCAGACCACTTGCAGCACTAGTCAAAAAAGCAACCCAGAAGAATCGGATGGAAAGAAAGAACAGAAAGAAGAGAATACTGTTACCGATACCTGGATGCAGGATGCACAGAGCATGAACTATTACATTGAATCTCCAATGGTGCCACCATGCAGTGATGCATTTTTGTTCAACGAGAAGCCTTTCATTGCTCACTGTGATTCCCTTGTTTTGTTTGAATCATTCGGCTATAATGGTGAGGAGATGTATTCACAGGTGGACCTGCAATCATTCATGCTATAG
- the LOC110652883 gene encoding auxin-responsive protein IAA28 — protein MELQLGLALPTHTIKGLDLNNYGFEPNKDEGGSSQVMMNRQARLQLGGPLLSTGTSSDDDGFSSNQQQKRSFYDAFEEISNVPRTLPLLLWNYQPNKEDDDDEHKDHEKSFTLASNNSVDGDSDGIVGWPPIKFRRRKISHRNKQNRVENNQTVDNGCPDCHGRPSNSMYVKVKLEGVAIGRKIDLSLYDSFQALKHTLLGMFGICQENSTSYKLAFQDRDGDWLLADDVSWRSFVWSVQRLKLMRSSSM, from the exons ATGGAGCTTCAACTGGGTCTCGCTCTTCCAACCCATACTATCAAGGGGTTGGACCTAAATAACTATGGTTTCGAGCCTAATAAGGATGAGGGTGGCTCGAGCCAAGTGATGATGAATCGTCAGGCTAGGCTTCAATTGGGTGGTCCATTGCTCTCTACAGGAACAAGTTCTGATGATGATGGTTTTAGCAGCAATCAGCAGCAAAAACGTAGTTTTTATGATGCTTTCGAGGAGATTAGCAACGTGCCTCGAACGTTGCCTCTTTTGCTTTGGAATTACCAGCCTAACAaggaagatgatgatgatgaacataAAGATCATGAGAAGAGCTTCACCTTAGCCTCGAACAA CAGCGTTGATGGTGATAGTGACGGAATTGTAGGGTGGCCACCGATTAAGTTCAGGAGGAGGAAGATTAGCCACCGGAATAAACAAAATCGAGTGGAGAACAATCAGACGGTGGACAATGGGTGTCCAGATTGTCATGGCAGGCCATCAAATTCCATGTACGTTAAGGTGAAGTTAGAGGGAGTCGCCATAGGAAGGAAAATCGACCTAAGCCTTTATGATTCTTTCCAAGCTCTTAAACACACCTTGCTTGGCATGTTTGGGATAT GTCAAGAAAATTCCACCAGCTATAAACTTGCATTTCAGGATAGAGATGGTGACTGGCTACTTGCTGATGATGTATCATGGAG AAGTTTCGTTTGGTCTGTCCAACGCCTCAAATTGATGAGGAGCAGCAGCATGTGA